One Candidatus Bathyarchaeota archaeon DNA segment encodes these proteins:
- the rrp42 gene encoding exosome complex protein Rrp42, whose amino-acid sequence MSMIIRVKQQQIAQLMSKGKRLDGRELNDYREIKVEMGVIEKAEGSARALLGKTEVLVGVKIGIGKPFPDTPNEGVLTVNVELVPLASPTFEPGPPKEDAIELARVTDRGIRESKAIDLEKLCLEPGKKVLIVFVDVYVLNYDGNLIDASAIATLAALLNTKMFKYEVEEGEVKVKPGYTPLPIQNYPIAVTFAKINGKLAVDPWLEEEQVMDARLTITIEKEGKICAVQKGGTGYFTTEYILEAAKIAKEKASEIRKLLVK is encoded by the coding sequence ATGTCAATGATTATACGTGTAAAACAGCAACAAATCGCCCAACTAATGAGTAAAGGTAAGAGATTAGACGGAAGAGAGTTAAACGATTACCGTGAAATCAAAGTGGAAATGGGCGTCATCGAAAAGGCAGAAGGCTCAGCACGTGCTCTTTTGGGTAAAACTGAAGTCTTGGTGGGAGTAAAAATTGGAATCGGCAAACCTTTCCCAGACACTCCAAACGAAGGGGTCTTAACAGTAAACGTTGAGCTTGTTCCCCTGGCATCACCAACATTTGAACCTGGTCCCCCAAAAGAAGACGCTATTGAACTCGCAAGAGTAACAGACAGAGGTATACGAGAGTCAAAAGCCATAGACCTTGAAAAGCTCTGCCTAGAACCAGGGAAAAAGGTACTCATAGTATTCGTTGATGTCTATGTGCTCAACTATGACGGAAATCTCATTGACGCTTCAGCTATCGCAACGCTAGCAGCTTTATTGAACACAAAGATGTTCAAGTACGAAGTTGAAGAAGGAGAAGTCAAGGTAAAACCAGGCTACACTCCATTACCGATACAAAACTACCCCATAGCAGTAACGTTCGCAAAGATAAATGGCAAACTTGCTGTTGATCCTTGGCTAGAGGAAGAACAGGTTATGGACGCTAGACTGACGATAACCATTGAAAAAGAAGGAAAAATATGCGCCGTTCAGAAGGGAGGAACTGGCTATTTTACCACAGAATATATCTTGGAAGCAGCAAAAATCGCTAAAGAAAAAGCTTCAGAAATACGCAAACTGCTGGTGAAGTAG
- a CDS encoding 50S ribosomal protein L37ae, whose product MGKTKKIGPTGGLKSRYGATVRKRYIEVVTETKRRHRCPQCHASTVKRQSVGVWECRKCGFTFTGGAYTPSTKLGATAKRAARGASTEG is encoded by the coding sequence ATGGGAAAAACAAAGAAGATCGGCCCAACAGGAGGGTTGAAGAGCCGATACGGTGCAACTGTAAGGAAAAGATACATCGAAGTGGTGACAGAGACCAAAAGGCGACACAGATGCCCTCAATGCCACGCGTCTACTGTGAAACGCCAAAGTGTTGGAGTTTGGGAATGCAGAAAATGCGGGTTTACCTTCACTGGAGGAGCCTATACACCTTCAACTAAACTAGGCGCTACGGCAAAACGAGCAGCAAGAGGGGCTTCCACAGAAGGTTAG